In the Ruminococcus sp. OA3 genome, one interval contains:
- the ileS gene encoding isoleucine--tRNA ligase — protein sequence MYKKVSTNLNFVDREKDVEKFWSDHQIFEKSMENRKECPTYTFYDGPPTANGKPHIGHVLTRVIKDMIPRYRTMKGYMVPRKAGWDTHGLPVELEVEKLLGLDGKEQIEEYGLEPFIKHCKESVWKYKGMWEDFSNQVGFWADMENPYVTYENDFIESEWWALKQIWEKDLLYKGYKIVPYCPRCGTPLSSHEVAQGYKDVKERSAIVRFKVKEEDAYILAWTTTPWTLPSNVGLCVNPEETYVKVKAADGYTYYLAEALLDTVLGGLAEEGKPAYEVLETYKGQELEYKEYEPLYDFVTPICEKQKKKSHFITCDGYVTLTDGTGVVHIAPAFGEDDANVGRKYDLPFVQLVDDKGEMTKETPWAGTFCKKADPAILQDLKDRALLFAAPVFEHSYPHCWRCDTPLIYYARESWFIRMAAVKDDLIRNNNTINWIPESIGKGRFGDWLENVQDWGISRNRYWGTPLNIWECECGHMHSIGSIKELKEMSDNCPDDIELHRPYIDSVTVTCPECGKQMHRVPEVIDCWFDSGSMPFAQHHYPFENKEIFEAQYPAQFISEAVDQTRGWFYSLLAISTLIFNRAPYENVIVLGHVQDENGQKMSKSKGNAVDPFDALNQYGADAIRWYFYVNSAPWLPNRFHGKAVTEGQRKFLGTLWNTYAFFVLYGEIDQFDATKYTLEYDKLSVMDKWLLSKLNTLIKTVDENLENYKIPETARALQDFVDDMSNWYVRRSRERFWAKGMEQDKINAYMTLYTALVTVSKVAAPMIPFMTEDIYQNLVRSIDDNAPESVHLCDFPKANEAWIDTRLEEDMEDLLKIVVLGRACRNAANVKNRQPIGNMYVKAPFTLSDFYKQIIEEELNVKNMSFTDELDNFITYTFKPQLKTVGPKYGKLLGGIKSALSEIDGSQAMTQLKECGELKLDINGEEVILLEQDLLIDTARMEGYVSESDNEVTVVLDTNLTPELVEEGFVRELISKIQTMRKEAGFEVTDKIKVYEADNQIIEGIMRVHESEIKSEVLALEIVYNNTEGYTKEWNINSEKVTLSVEKIEG from the coding sequence ATGTATAAGAAAGTGTCAACAAATCTCAATTTTGTAGACAGGGAAAAAGACGTTGAGAAATTTTGGAGTGACCATCAGATCTTCGAAAAGAGTATGGAGAACAGAAAAGAATGTCCGACATATACATTTTACGATGGACCGCCTACGGCTAACGGAAAGCCTCATATCGGACATGTGCTCACGCGCGTGATCAAGGATATGATTCCGCGTTACCGCACGATGAAGGGGTATATGGTTCCACGTAAAGCCGGATGGGATACCCACGGGCTTCCGGTAGAACTCGAAGTTGAAAAACTACTTGGACTGGACGGAAAGGAACAGATTGAAGAATACGGTCTGGAGCCTTTCATCAAACATTGTAAAGAGAGTGTCTGGAAATATAAAGGGATGTGGGAAGATTTTTCCAACCAGGTAGGGTTCTGGGCTGATATGGAAAATCCTTATGTGACCTATGAAAATGATTTTATAGAATCGGAATGGTGGGCGCTGAAACAGATATGGGAGAAAGACCTTCTCTATAAAGGATATAAGATCGTACCTTACTGTCCGAGATGCGGAACCCCACTTTCCAGCCATGAGGTAGCGCAGGGGTATAAAGATGTAAAAGAACGTTCAGCGATCGTTCGGTTTAAGGTAAAAGAAGAAGATGCCTATATTCTGGCGTGGACCACAACACCGTGGACTTTGCCATCCAATGTCGGACTCTGTGTGAACCCGGAGGAAACATATGTAAAAGTTAAGGCGGCAGACGGTTATACGTATTATTTAGCGGAGGCTCTGCTTGACACCGTTCTCGGAGGACTGGCAGAAGAAGGAAAGCCGGCATATGAAGTTCTGGAAACGTACAAAGGACAGGAACTGGAATATAAGGAATACGAGCCACTGTATGATTTTGTTACACCGATATGTGAAAAACAGAAGAAAAAATCTCATTTTATAACGTGTGACGGTTATGTAACGCTCACTGACGGCACCGGTGTCGTTCATATCGCTCCGGCATTCGGTGAGGATGATGCGAATGTGGGAAGAAAGTATGATCTGCCGTTCGTGCAGCTGGTTGATGACAAGGGTGAGATGACAAAAGAGACGCCGTGGGCCGGTACCTTCTGTAAAAAAGCGGACCCTGCGATCCTGCAGGATCTGAAAGACAGGGCGCTTCTGTTTGCTGCACCGGTGTTTGAGCACAGTTATCCACACTGCTGGCGGTGTGATACGCCGTTGATCTACTATGCCCGGGAATCCTGGTTTATCAGGATGGCAGCTGTCAAAGACGACCTGATCCGCAACAACAACACCATTAACTGGATACCGGAAAGCATCGGAAAAGGACGTTTTGGCGACTGGCTGGAAAATGTCCAGGACTGGGGCATCAGCCGTAACCGCTATTGGGGAACGCCACTGAACATCTGGGAATGTGAATGCGGTCATATGCATTCGATCGGCAGTATCAAAGAGCTGAAAGAAATGTCTGATAACTGTCCGGATGATATCGAGCTGCACCGTCCGTATATTGACAGTGTCACCGTCACATGCCCGGAATGCGGTAAACAGATGCACCGGGTACCGGAGGTGATCGACTGCTGGTTTGACTCCGGTTCCATGCCGTTTGCACAGCACCACTATCCGTTTGAGAATAAGGAAATATTTGAAGCGCAGTATCCTGCACAGTTTATCTCGGAGGCTGTTGACCAGACCAGGGGATGGTTCTATTCTCTGCTGGCGATTTCAACGCTGATCTTTAACAGGGCGCCGTATGAAAATGTAATCGTACTGGGCCATGTACAGGACGAAAACGGTCAGAAGATGAGCAAATCCAAAGGAAATGCAGTCGATCCGTTTGACGCGTTGAATCAGTACGGAGCCGATGCGATTCGCTGGTATTTCTATGTCAACAGCGCACCGTGGCTTCCGAATCGTTTTCACGGAAAAGCGGTTACAGAAGGACAGCGTAAATTCCTTGGAACACTGTGGAACACGTATGCATTCTTTGTTCTGTACGGGGAGATCGACCAGTTTGATGCCACGAAATATACGCTGGAGTATGATAAATTATCTGTAATGGATAAATGGCTGCTCTCCAAACTGAATACACTGATAAAGACTGTAGATGAGAATCTGGAAAATTATAAAATTCCGGAAACTGCAAGGGCGCTGCAGGATTTTGTGGACGACATGAGTAACTGGTATGTCAGAAGAAGCCGCGAACGTTTCTGGGCAAAGGGAATGGAGCAGGATAAGATCAATGCCTATATGACGCTGTACACAGCTCTTGTGACAGTATCAAAAGTAGCGGCACCCATGATTCCGTTCATGACAGAGGACATTTACCAGAATCTTGTCCGCAGCATTGATGATAATGCACCGGAAAGTGTACATCTTTGTGATTTCCCGAAAGCAAACGAGGCATGGATCGATACCAGGCTGGAAGAAGATATGGAAGATCTTCTGAAAATCGTTGTTCTGGGAAGAGCATGCAGAAATGCGGCTAATGTGAAGAACCGTCAGCCGATCGGCAATATGTATGTAAAAGCACCGTTTACCCTCTCTGATTTCTATAAGCAGATCATTGAGGAAGAACTGAATGTCAAGAATATGTCTTTTACAGATGAGCTGGATAACTTTATAACTTACACCTTTAAACCGCAGCTTAAGACGGTGGGTCCAAAATATGGAAAACTCCTGGGCGGCATCAAATCAGCACTTTCAGAGATCGACGGCAGCCAGGCTATGACACAGCTGAAAGAGTGCGGAGAGCTTAAACTTGACATAAATGGTGAGGAAGTTATATTATTAGAGCAGGATTTGCTCATTGATACGGCCCGGATGGAGGGGTATGTATCCGAATCTGACAATGAAGTCACCGTGGTTCTGGACACGAATCTGACACCGGAACTGGTGGAGGAAGGCTTTGTGCGGGAACTGATCAGCAAGATTCAGACGATGCGTAAAGAGGCCGGATTTGAGGTGACGGATAAGATTAAAGTATATGAAGCAGACAATCAGATAATAGAAGGCATCATGAGGGTACACGAATCTGAAATAAAATCAGAAGTACTTGCCCTTGAAATTGTCTATAACAATACAGAGGGATATACAAAAGAATGGAATATCAATTCCGAAAAAGTTACGCTGTCGGTAGAGAAGATAGAGGGATAA
- a CDS encoding LysR family transcriptional regulator, producing the protein MNTVQLESFLAVADSLSFARAAEKLHITQPAVTHQINSLETELNIRLFNRTTRTVELTSAGWNFIGDARNILNLMTSARVRLTINSESDSFPFAVGCPSPQELMMLPSIIHTLHNEFPAMHPIIKSAPLPVLQNHLEDHTIDVLLCYKEKDSRRKLGTYTELTRTPAVCVMSPEHSLASRTYVTADDLKEGPAVVCDLRQNPRAVTDLQSTIPGTRPASDVYFCERLESALVFLKAGIGFTLLPDILPLRDPELTYLPLKGGAVSSYGIYSQAVKNKAVTKRFIELMRIFFNAGLSI; encoded by the coding sequence ATGAATACCGTACAATTGGAAAGTTTTTTAGCTGTGGCTGACAGCCTCAGCTTTGCAAGAGCTGCAGAGAAGCTGCATATCACACAGCCCGCAGTCACACATCAGATCAATTCCCTGGAAACAGAGCTGAATATCAGGCTCTTTAACCGGACTACCAGAACGGTAGAGCTTACCTCTGCAGGCTGGAACTTCATCGGCGACGCCAGAAATATTTTAAACCTCATGACCTCAGCCAGGGTTCGTCTTACGATCAATTCAGAAAGTGACAGTTTTCCATTTGCTGTCGGATGCCCCTCCCCCCAGGAACTGATGATGTTACCATCCATCATCCATACTCTGCACAACGAGTTTCCAGCTATGCATCCCATTATCAAATCGGCACCTCTGCCGGTACTTCAAAATCATCTGGAGGACCATACCATCGATGTGCTGTTGTGTTATAAAGAAAAAGACAGCAGGCGTAAACTGGGAACTTATACGGAGCTCACCAGGACACCTGCTGTCTGTGTTATGTCACCTGAACATTCGCTTGCATCCAGAACATATGTCACCGCCGACGATCTGAAAGAAGGACCCGCGGTCGTATGTGACCTCCGGCAGAATCCACGTGCGGTCACAGATCTTCAGAGTACCATTCCAGGAACCCGTCCGGCATCTGATGTCTATTTTTGTGAACGGCTGGAAAGTGCACTTGTTTTTCTCAAGGCGGGAATCGGTTTTACACTGCTGCCTGATATTTTGCCGCTGAGAGACCCAGAACTGACCTACCTTCCGTTAAAAGGCGGCGCGGTCTCTTCCTATGGCATTTACAGCCAGGCTGTGAAGAATAAAGCGGTTACAAAGAGGTTTATCGAATTAATGAGGATTTTTTTTAATGCCGGTTTGTCTATCTAA
- a CDS encoding ABC transporter ATP-binding protein codes for MKSRDTMKALKKVLAYMIKSYRLAFTVVVLCILGTALATLKGTLFMQKLIDDYIVPMTQTADPDFGPLAKALLSLAAIYAIGILCAYAYNRIMVNISQGTLRNLRIELFTHMESLPVRYFDTHAHGDIMSVYTNDVDTLRQLISQSIPQVLNSAVTLCSTLISMIVLNVPLTVITLMIVAVMLFATLKLSRKSGAYFGRQQKNLGQVNGYIEEMMEGQKVVKVFCHEDQALQNFRKINDELRESANQANKFANILMPVNSNLGHISYVLCAVLGAVIALTTQIGLTLGTLVSFLTLNKNFTMPIGQISQQLNSIVMGMAGAERIFDLLDETPEVDEGYVELVNAREEADGTICETDKRTGMWAWKHPHQADGTVTYVKLEGDVTFHDVDFGYDENKMILHNIELYATPGQKIAFVGSTGAGKTTITNLINRFYDIQDGKIRYDNINVNKIKKADLRRSLGMVLQDTHLFTGTVMDNIRYGKLDATDEECIAASKLANAHVFIKHLPHGYQTMLTGDGGNLSQGQRQLLAIARVAVADPPVLILDEATSSIDTRTEILVQKGMDELMKGRTTFVIAHRLSTVRNSDCIMVLEQGRIIERGTHEQLIEEQGKYYHLYTGNFAEHS; via the coding sequence ATGAAAAGCAGGGATACGATGAAAGCATTAAAAAAGGTGCTTGCCTATATGATAAAAAGTTACAGACTTGCATTTACGGTGGTGGTTCTCTGTATTCTGGGTACCGCACTTGCCACATTAAAGGGTACTTTGTTCATGCAGAAGTTAATTGATGACTATATCGTTCCGATGACTCAGACTGCCGATCCTGATTTCGGTCCGCTTGCAAAAGCACTTCTGTCGCTGGCTGCAATCTACGCAATTGGTATATTATGTGCCTATGCATATAACCGTATCATGGTCAATATTTCACAGGGGACCCTGCGCAACCTGAGAATTGAACTTTTTACGCACATGGAATCCCTGCCTGTCAGATATTTTGACACCCATGCACATGGGGATATCATGTCGGTGTACACAAATGATGTGGACACATTAAGACAACTTATCAGTCAGAGTATTCCTCAGGTACTGAACTCGGCGGTAACTCTCTGCAGCACGCTGATCAGTATGATCGTCTTGAATGTTCCTCTCACGGTTATAACGCTTATGATTGTGGCAGTCATGCTGTTTGCAACCCTGAAATTAAGCAGAAAGTCCGGAGCGTACTTTGGCAGGCAGCAGAAGAATCTGGGACAGGTAAACGGATATATTGAAGAGATGATGGAGGGACAGAAGGTAGTGAAAGTGTTCTGTCATGAGGATCAGGCGCTTCAGAATTTCCGAAAGATCAATGATGAGCTGAGAGAAAGTGCGAATCAGGCGAATAAATTTGCCAATATCCTGATGCCGGTCAATTCTAATCTGGGTCATATCAGTTATGTGCTCTGCGCGGTACTGGGCGCAGTGATCGCACTCACCACACAGATTGGGCTGACGCTGGGCACTCTGGTATCATTTCTTACCTTAAATAAAAACTTCACGATGCCGATCGGACAGATCAGCCAGCAGCTGAACAGTATCGTAATGGGAATGGCAGGGGCAGAGCGTATCTTTGATCTTCTGGATGAAACACCGGAGGTGGATGAAGGTTACGTGGAACTGGTAAACGCAAGAGAAGAAGCGGATGGAACGATATGCGAGACGGATAAGAGAACCGGAATGTGGGCATGGAAACACCCGCACCAGGCTGACGGGACGGTGACTTATGTAAAGCTGGAGGGAGATGTGACCTTTCATGATGTGGATTTTGGATATGATGAAAATAAAATGATCCTCCACAATATAGAACTATATGCGACACCGGGACAAAAAATTGCATTTGTTGGAAGTACCGGGGCAGGAAAGACCACAATAACAAATCTGATCAACCGGTTTTATGATATCCAGGACGGAAAGATACGGTATGACAATATAAACGTCAATAAGATAAAAAAAGCAGACCTGCGCCGCTCCCTGGGCATGGTGCTGCAGGATACCCATTTATTCACCGGCACGGTTATGGATAACATCCGTTACGGGAAGCTGGATGCCACGGACGAAGAGTGTATTGCTGCCTCAAAACTTGCAAATGCCCATGTGTTTATTAAACACCTTCCGCACGGATACCAGACTATGCTGACCGGAGACGGGGGAAACTTAAGCCAGGGGCAGCGTCAGCTGCTCGCAATTGCCAGAGTGGCAGTCGCTGATCCGCCGGTACTGATCCTGGATGAGGCAACATCCTCAATTGATACCCGTACAGAGATTCTGGTTCAGAAGGGGATGGATGAGCTGATGAAGGGAAGAACTACATTTGTGATTGCGCACCGGCTTTCGACTGTAAGAAATTCAGACTGTATCATGGTACTGGAACAGGGGCGCATTATCGAAAGGGGGACTCATGAGCAGCTGATAGAAGAACAGGGGAAATATTACCATCTGTATACCGGCAATTTTGCGGAGCATTCTTAG
- a CDS encoding ABC transporter ATP-binding protein yields MVKTLLGQVRQYKKDSLLSPLFAALEVVMEVLIPFITAIIIDRGIEAGNIKNVYSYGGLMLILAMFSLLFGVLAGKYAASASSGFACNLRDGMYENIQTFSFSNIDRYSTAGLVTRMTTDVTNVQNAYQMILRIAVRSPVMLVSSLVMCMIINVKLSMIFVVAIVVLAAVLVLIMLRTMKLFDEVFKKYDALNISVQENVSAIRVVKAYVRESYENEKFEKAAQNLYKLFVKAEGILAFNNPVMMLVVYGCIIGLSWFGAKYIVIGGLTTGELTSMFSYIMSILMSLMMLSMVFVMITMSLASGRRISEVLNEKPDIVNPLNPVNEITDGSIDFNHVNFSYREDSEEAALSDIDLHIRSGETIGIIGGTGCGKSSLVNLISRLYDVSDGSVCVGGKDVREYDLETLRDQVAVVLQKNVLFSGTILENLRWGNENATEEECTEVCRQACADEFIQRFPDKYHTCIEQGGSNVSGGQKQRLCIARALLKKPKVLILDDSTSAVDTATDAKIRDAFTRKIPGVTKLIIAQRILSVQDADRILVLDDGRISGIDTHEQLLATNDIYREIYETQIKGGGDFDQASGKEGEQL; encoded by the coding sequence ATGGTAAAAACATTATTAGGACAGGTGAGGCAATATAAAAAAGATTCTCTGCTGTCCCCGCTTTTCGCTGCGCTGGAAGTTGTGATGGAGGTGTTGATTCCATTTATCACTGCAATTATCATCGATCGCGGAATAGAAGCAGGGAACATTAAAAATGTGTACAGTTATGGCGGACTGATGTTGATTCTCGCGATGTTCAGCCTGCTGTTCGGAGTGCTGGCGGGAAAATACGCAGCAAGTGCATCATCCGGATTTGCCTGTAATCTGCGGGATGGAATGTATGAGAACATACAGACGTTTTCATTTTCAAATATTGACCGTTACAGTACCGCAGGTCTTGTGACGAGAATGACAACGGATGTCACAAATGTACAGAATGCATATCAGATGATTCTGAGGATCGCAGTGCGTTCGCCTGTGATGCTGGTCAGCAGCCTGGTGATGTGCATGATTATTAATGTGAAGCTGAGCATGATATTTGTTGTAGCAATTGTTGTCCTTGCAGCAGTTCTTGTGCTGATCATGCTCAGGACCATGAAGCTGTTTGATGAAGTGTTTAAAAAATATGACGCTTTAAATATCAGCGTACAGGAAAATGTATCTGCGATCCGGGTAGTTAAGGCATATGTGAGAGAATCGTATGAAAATGAAAAATTTGAGAAAGCGGCTCAGAATCTATACAAACTGTTTGTGAAAGCGGAGGGAATCCTGGCATTCAATAACCCTGTCATGATGCTGGTTGTCTACGGCTGTATTATCGGACTGTCCTGGTTCGGGGCAAAGTACATCGTGATTGGTGGGCTGACTACGGGTGAACTCACCTCCATGTTCAGCTATATAATGTCGATTCTGATGTCGCTGATGATGCTGTCGATGGTATTCGTGATGATCACAATGAGTCTGGCAAGCGGCCGGCGTATCTCTGAAGTTCTGAACGAAAAACCCGATATCGTAAACCCTCTGAATCCGGTAAATGAGATCACGGACGGAAGCATCGATTTTAACCACGTGAACTTTTCATACCGGGAAGACAGCGAGGAGGCGGCGCTGTCAGATATAGACCTCCATATAAGGTCCGGCGAGACGATCGGAATTATCGGCGGTACCGGCTGTGGAAAATCCAGCCTGGTAAATCTGATCAGCCGTCTCTATGACGTGTCGGACGGCTCCGTCTGTGTAGGCGGAAAGGATGTGAGAGAATATGATCTGGAAACACTGCGTGATCAGGTGGCTGTGGTCCTGCAGAAGAATGTTTTATTTTCCGGTACAATTCTGGAAAATCTGCGCTGGGGTAATGAAAACGCAACGGAGGAGGAATGTACCGAGGTATGCAGACAGGCATGCGCAGACGAATTTATTCAGCGTTTTCCTGATAAGTACCATACCTGTATTGAGCAGGGAGGATCAAACGTCTCCGGGGGACAGAAACAGAGGCTGTGCATTGCAAGAGCGCTGCTGAAGAAGCCAAAGGTCCTGATCCTTGATGACTCTACAAGTGCAGTTGATACTGCCACAGATGCGAAAATCCGGGACGCATTTACACGGAAGATCCCGGGGGTGACGAAGCTGATCATTGCCCAGCGTATTTTAAGCGTGCAGGATGCGGACCGGATCCTTGTGCTGGATGACGGAAGAATCAGCGGCATAGATACGCATGAGCAGCTTCTTGCGACCAATGATATTTACCGGGAAATATATGAAACGCAGATTAAGGGAGGCGGCGACTTTGATCAGGCATCAGGGAAGGAGGGTGAACAGTTATGA
- a CDS encoding methyltransferase, with amino-acid sequence MIRTYWNQIMENQEVRQNLSRLRQELKKDGNRARMIHVIEGNEDRLADLLNAEDAKTRKNAALLMGDLGKQEFLQPVYNAYEKEQQRFARSSYLTAMRNFDCKDHLEMLKARLEVLSAEKPETENEKHMMEEMRELTSLIVGTEGVSQHCFTGWDESYDVILLTNRNFAEVTKTELEELEPGASTRIFGAGVRAKVENLRWVRDLRTYQELLFVIRGMASCRMDAAKAAETIVASDFLNFLNRSHSGKEPYYFRVEFKSKRPLDEKSAFVKKLSGQIEKLSGRKLINTTSNYEVELRLIENKEGNCNLLVKLFTLKDDRFSYRREVIPMSIRPVNAALTVALAKEYMKKDAQVLDPFCGVGTMLIERHKAVAAGSSYGLDILEEAVDKAKINSEAAHQVIHYINRDFFRFTHEYLFDEVITNMPFKMGRTTEDDILELYGHFFRSVKQYLKENATLILYSHNRDHIRQMAGRNGFKVMKECEISKKEGTYVCVLGSV; translated from the coding sequence ATGATAAGAACATATTGGAACCAGATCATGGAAAACCAGGAAGTGAGACAGAACTTAAGCAGACTGAGACAGGAATTAAAAAAAGATGGAAACCGGGCGCGGATGATTCATGTGATAGAAGGAAATGAGGACAGACTGGCGGATTTATTGAACGCAGAGGATGCGAAAACACGCAAAAATGCGGCATTGCTGATGGGGGATCTTGGAAAGCAGGAATTTTTGCAGCCTGTTTATAATGCCTATGAAAAAGAGCAGCAGAGGTTTGCCAGAAGTTCCTATCTGACAGCTATGAGAAATTTTGACTGCAAGGATCATCTGGAGATGCTGAAAGCACGGCTGGAAGTTCTGTCTGCAGAAAAACCTGAAACTGAAAATGAAAAACACATGATGGAAGAAATGCGTGAACTGACTTCACTGATCGTCGGAACAGAAGGCGTTTCTCAGCACTGTTTTACTGGATGGGATGAATCGTATGATGTTATTTTACTGACAAACAGAAACTTTGCTGAAGTTACCAAAACAGAACTGGAAGAACTGGAACCGGGTGCCAGTACCAGGATATTCGGAGCGGGGGTGAGGGCAAAAGTTGAAAATCTGCGCTGGGTCAGGGACCTTCGGACTTACCAGGAACTTTTATTCGTCATCAGGGGTATGGCCAGCTGCAGAATGGATGCGGCAAAGGCGGCAGAGACGATCGTGGCGTCAGATTTCCTGAATTTTTTAAACAGAAGCCACAGTGGAAAAGAACCGTATTATTTCCGTGTGGAGTTCAAGAGCAAACGCCCGCTGGATGAAAAGAGCGCATTTGTGAAGAAGCTGTCCGGTCAGATCGAAAAACTTTCCGGCAGAAAGCTGATCAATACGACATCGAATTACGAGGTGGAACTTCGCCTGATTGAGAACAAAGAGGGGAACTGCAATCTGCTGGTGAAACTGTTTACGTTGAAAGATGATCGGTTTTCTTATCGCCGGGAAGTGATTCCCATGAGTATCAGGCCCGTGAATGCGGCGCTGACTGTGGCACTCGCAAAAGAATACATGAAAAAAGACGCACAGGTTCTGGATCCTTTCTGCGGGGTTGGAACGATGCTGATTGAGCGCCATAAAGCGGTTGCTGCGGGCTCCTCATACGGTCTGGACATTCTGGAAGAAGCGGTTGACAAAGCAAAGATCAATTCAGAAGCGGCGCATCAGGTCATTCATTACATTAACCGGGATTTCTTCCGCTTTACACATGAATATTTATTTGACGAAGTAATTACCAATATGCCGTTTAAGATGGGAAGAACGACGGAAGATGATATCCTGGAACTGTACGGACATTTTTTTCGTTCCGTTAAACAGTATCTGAAAGAGAATGCGACGCTGATCCTCTACTCGCACAATCGCGACCATATCAGGCAAATGGCAGGCAGAAATGGGTTCAAAGTGATGAAAGAGTGTGAGATATCCAAAAAAGAAGGAACTTACGTATGCGTGTTAGGGTCAGTCTAA
- a CDS encoding 3'-5' exonuclease, which yields MNYIVFDLEWNQCPFGKDRENPRLPFEIIEIGAVKLDEGKKVLGEFHRLIHPMVYKRIHFRTKEILGMSMKMLESGDFFYDAIKDFLEWCGEDYRFCSWGSMDLTELQRNMKYYGLLDLIKGPIRYYDVQKLFSLEYEDGKSRRSLEYGIDYLNIEKTRDFHHALTDAYYTADILARIDEDMMRMNDSIDCYQNPQSREEEIHVISESYEKYISREFESKEDAMKEREISASRCFLCGKNVRKKIRWFSINSKSYYCVAYCGKHGYLKGKIRMKKAEDGKFYVVKTIKLAGEDEAVEIREKRDILKRKRSQKKKEAKQRLTIDNL from the coding sequence ATGAATTATATTGTATTTGACCTGGAATGGAATCAATGCCCGTTTGGAAAGGACAGGGAGAACCCCCGCCTTCCCTTTGAGATTATTGAAATAGGGGCAGTAAAGCTTGATGAGGGAAAAAAAGTGCTGGGAGAATTCCACCGGCTGATTCATCCCATGGTCTACAAAAGAATACATTTCAGAACAAAAGAAATCCTGGGGATGAGCATGAAAATGCTGGAATCGGGTGACTTTTTTTATGATGCGATCAAAGACTTTCTGGAGTGGTGCGGTGAAGACTACAGGTTTTGCTCCTGGGGAAGCATGGATTTGACAGAGCTTCAGCGAAACATGAAATATTACGGTCTGCTGGATCTGATCAAAGGACCCATACGGTACTATGATGTCCAGAAATTATTCAGTCTGGAATATGAGGATGGCAAAAGCAGGCGGTCTTTGGAATATGGAATCGATTACCTGAACATTGAAAAGACAAGAGATTTTCACCATGCTCTGACAGATGCGTATTATACAGCTGATATCCTGGCACGGATTGATGAGGATATGATGCGGATGAATGACTCGATCGACTGCTACCAGAACCCACAATCCAGGGAAGAAGAGATTCATGTCATCAGTGAGAGTTATGAAAAATATATTTCACGCGAATTCGAGAGTAAGGAAGATGCGATGAAGGAGCGTGAAATCAGTGCAAGCAGGTGCTTTCTGTGCGGCAAAAATGTGCGGAAAAAAATTCGGTGGTTTTCCATCAATTCCAAGAGTTATTACTGTGTGGCATACTGTGGAAAGCATGGTTATCTGAAAGGCAAGATCCGGATGAAGAAGGCGGAAGATGGGAAGTTTTATGTTGTAAAAACTATAAAACTTGCAGGAGAAGATGAAGCGGTTGAAATCCGGGAAAAGCGGGATATCTTAAAAAGAAAACGAAGTCAGAAAAAGAAAGAGGCAAAACAGCGATTAACCATTGACAATCTGTAA